From Rudanella lutea DSM 19387, a single genomic window includes:
- a CDS encoding DUF4331 domain-containing protein — translation MGVSGYASSHREAPLISNDPLADNTDVYAFKSPDDPNTITIIANYIPFESPEGGPNYYNFGENIRYEIHVKNNPNTPGDDITYRFTFTKVNEDPTTFFNIRLGKQNLKTTYRCEKSTDGGRTFQTIVMNGIVPAYNIGPRSIENGTVGLGKPYETLRQEAILRATTGEQVFCGPADDPFFVDLAGAFDLGNFRPDGNGVNKPKDAVARYNCHTIALKIPVNMLQKDGKSVNQASNILDPDFVIGVWASSSRRMIRTLFEGGDVGVDGDWIQVSRLGMPLTNEAVIPVGMKDRWNALTPYNGNDLQFAKYFTNPELALYMDDAKFGGAVPSLRGLRIQSKSLGSFDFRNDRPGLFGLKGNAALNGTALAESAFGGLLLPDAASPRAVDLLPIFYTGVPNLRPYQLATGKNGNPLASGKPFIHNFLPTLGDMLRLNMAVPATPRNDPKFSSLGLVQAAVLGLTDPMYTNPNLQFIPNMDGFPNGRRLEDDVTTISLQAVGGVVLAAVGLWYDDFTPGTSPSPVTQNLVNVLTFNAGVTKNDTTLRATFPYVQTPWRGFDYKVQARQ, via the coding sequence ATGGGCGTTAGCGGCTATGCCTCCAGCCACCGCGAAGCTCCCCTCATCTCAAACGACCCGTTGGCCGACAACACCGACGTGTACGCGTTTAAAAGTCCCGATGATCCGAATACGATCACAATTATTGCCAATTACATCCCGTTTGAGTCGCCCGAAGGTGGCCCAAACTATTACAACTTCGGTGAGAACATCCGGTACGAGATTCACGTAAAAAACAACCCCAACACACCGGGCGACGACATTACGTACCGTTTCACCTTCACGAAGGTCAACGAAGACCCCACCACGTTTTTCAACATCCGGTTGGGTAAGCAGAACCTCAAAACGACCTATCGTTGCGAGAAAAGCACCGACGGTGGCCGTACGTTCCAGACTATCGTGATGAACGGCATTGTGCCGGCTTACAACATCGGGCCCCGCTCTATCGAGAATGGCACCGTAGGTCTGGGCAAACCGTACGAGACCCTGCGCCAGGAGGCTATTCTGCGGGCTACCACGGGTGAGCAGGTATTCTGCGGCCCCGCCGATGACCCGTTCTTCGTAGACCTGGCAGGCGCATTCGACCTGGGTAACTTCCGGCCGGATGGTAACGGGGTCAACAAGCCCAAAGACGCCGTAGCTCGCTACAACTGCCACACCATTGCCCTCAAAATTCCGGTCAATATGTTGCAGAAAGACGGCAAGTCGGTCAATCAGGCCAGCAACATCCTCGACCCCGATTTTGTGATCGGTGTGTGGGCTTCGTCGAGCCGCCGGATGATCCGCACCCTGTTTGAAGGGGGCGATGTAGGCGTTGATGGCGACTGGATTCAGGTATCACGTCTGGGCATGCCGCTGACCAACGAAGCTGTGATTCCGGTAGGCATGAAAGACCGCTGGAATGCCCTGACGCCTTACAATGGCAACGACCTCCAGTTTGCCAAGTATTTCACCAACCCCGAACTGGCTCTCTACATGGACGACGCGAAGTTTGGTGGTGCAGTACCATCGCTCCGGGGTCTGCGGATTCAGTCGAAGTCACTTGGCTCATTCGATTTCCGCAATGATCGGCCGGGTCTGTTCGGTCTGAAAGGCAATGCCGCCCTCAACGGCACGGCTTTGGCCGAGTCGGCATTTGGTGGTCTGCTGCTGCCCGATGCGGCCAGCCCCCGCGCGGTCGACCTGCTGCCCATCTTCTACACGGGTGTACCTAACCTGCGTCCCTACCAGCTCGCAACCGGTAAAAACGGCAACCCACTCGCCAGTGGTAAGCCGTTCATCCACAACTTCCTGCCCACGCTGGGCGACATGCTCCGGCTCAACATGGCCGTACCCGCTACCCCACGCAACGATCCTAAGTTCAGCTCGTTGGGTCTGGTGCAGGCAGCCGTACTGGGTCTGACCGATCCGATGTACACCAACCCGAATCTCCAGTTTATTCCGAACATGGACGGTTTCCCCAACGGACGCCGGCTGGAAGACGACGTAACGACCATCTCGCTGCAAGCGGTAGGTGGGGTGGTACTGGCCGCCGTTGGTTTGTGGTACGACGACTTCACACCCGGCACCAGCCCAAGCCCTGTAACGCAGAATCTGGTCAACGTACTGACCTTCAACGCGGGTGTCACCAAAAACGACACCACCCTGCGGGCTACGTTCCCCTACGTGCAGACGCCCTGGAGAGGTTTCGACTATAAAGTTCAGGCACGCCAGTAA
- the dtd gene encoding D-aminoacyl-tRNA deacylase, whose product MIAVLQRVSEASVTIDGAVKGQINTGFLILLGITHTDTDEDVVWLSKKIVGMRIFNDEAGKMNLDLAAVGGSILLISQFTLHASTKKGNRPSFIEAARPDVAIPLYERMIAQLSADLGHPVQTGEFGADMKVALLNDGPVTIIIDSKNRQ is encoded by the coding sequence ATGATTGCTGTACTCCAACGCGTGTCCGAAGCTTCCGTAACCATCGACGGGGCTGTAAAAGGGCAGATCAACACCGGATTTCTGATCCTGCTGGGCATTACCCATACCGACACCGACGAAGACGTGGTGTGGCTGAGCAAAAAGATTGTCGGGATGCGGATTTTCAACGACGAAGCGGGCAAAATGAACCTCGACCTCGCGGCCGTGGGCGGCAGTATCCTGCTCATCAGTCAGTTTACGCTGCACGCCAGCACCAAAAAAGGCAACCGGCCGAGCTTTATCGAAGCGGCCCGACCCGACGTGGCCATCCCGCTCTACGAACGCATGATTGCCCAGCTCTCGGCCGACCTTGGCCACCCCGTACAAACGGGCGAGTTTGGGGCCGATATGAAGGTGGCTCTGCTCAACGATGGCCCCGTGACGATCATCATCGACTCGAAAAACCGGCAATGA
- a CDS encoding threonine ammonia-lyase, translating into MNTPRLTLADIQAAEPRIDPVFRQSPQYICEPLSELLGCELTLKVETQNPIRSFKGRGADWLMQGHATGRVVCASAGNFGQAMAYTARKRQIPLTVYAGLTANPLKVSRMRTLGAEVILHGDDFDAAKAEARRVAQRTGDRFVEDGLDLETLVGAGTIGTELARLPYNLDTLLVPLGNGALINGIGTALKALRPNTSIVAVQAEGAPAMLESWWQKRLVAHDHIQTIADGIGVRVPVPQALADMEATVDEGLLVTEAGILKAMQLLHRHAGLVVEPSGAVGVAALLEHPDRFRGRHVGTVICGGNLTDVQIRDWLFD; encoded by the coding sequence ATGAACACGCCCCGCCTGACCCTGGCCGATATACAGGCGGCCGAGCCCCGCATCGACCCCGTTTTCCGGCAGTCGCCCCAGTACATTTGCGAACCGCTGAGCGAGTTGCTGGGCTGCGAGCTGACGCTCAAGGTCGAGACCCAGAACCCGATTCGCTCGTTCAAAGGGCGGGGTGCCGATTGGCTCATGCAAGGGCACGCAACCGGGCGGGTGGTGTGCGCCAGTGCGGGCAATTTCGGGCAGGCCATGGCCTACACGGCCCGCAAGCGCCAGATTCCCCTCACGGTGTATGCCGGGCTGACGGCCAACCCGCTCAAGGTGAGCCGGATGCGGACGCTCGGTGCGGAGGTAATTCTGCACGGAGATGACTTCGATGCTGCCAAAGCCGAGGCCCGGCGCGTAGCCCAACGTACCGGCGACCGGTTTGTGGAGGACGGCCTCGATCTCGAAACCCTCGTGGGGGCGGGCACCATCGGCACCGAACTGGCCCGGTTGCCGTACAATCTCGATACGTTGCTCGTGCCTCTTGGTAACGGCGCGTTGATCAACGGCATCGGCACGGCTCTGAAGGCGCTTCGGCCCAACACATCCATCGTGGCGGTTCAGGCCGAAGGGGCCCCGGCCATGCTGGAGTCGTGGTGGCAGAAACGGTTGGTTGCTCACGACCACATCCAGACCATTGCCGACGGTATCGGGGTGCGCGTGCCGGTACCGCAGGCCCTCGCCGACATGGAAGCGACTGTGGACGAGGGCTTGCTGGTGACCGAAGCGGGTATCCTGAAGGCCATGCAGTTGTTGCATCGGCACGCGGGGCTGGTGGTTGAGCCGTCGGGCGCGGTGGGCGTGGCGGCCCTTCTCGAACACCCCGACCGGTTTCGGGGCAGGCATGTCGGGACGGTGATCTGCGGGGGTAATCTGACCGACGTACAAATTCGGGACTGGCTTTTTGATTGA
- a CDS encoding peptide deformylase, with translation MKTLADLLLLGDPRLYETCAPVERDELPLVAGWVADLHNVMEEIRAKYNFGRAIAAPQLGIMKRLIYMNVAPPVGRGPVVFINPVLENLSDEQFELWDDCMSFPHLLVRVKRHKSLTIRYLDEHWQPQTWDLTDDFSELLQHEYDHLDGILCTMRAIDAKSFRWR, from the coding sequence GTGAAAACACTTGCTGATTTATTGCTTCTGGGCGATCCGCGCCTGTACGAAACCTGTGCGCCCGTGGAGCGCGACGAACTGCCGCTGGTGGCGGGTTGGGTGGCCGATCTGCATAACGTGATGGAAGAGATCCGGGCAAAATACAATTTTGGTCGGGCCATAGCCGCCCCTCAGTTGGGCATTATGAAGCGGCTGATCTACATGAACGTAGCCCCGCCGGTTGGTCGTGGGCCGGTGGTGTTTATCAACCCCGTCCTCGAAAACCTAAGCGACGAGCAGTTCGAGTTGTGGGACGATTGTATGAGTTTTCCGCATTTGCTGGTGCGGGTCAAGCGGCATAAGTCGCTCACGATCCGGTACCTCGATGAGCATTGGCAACCCCAAACCTGGGACCTTACCGACGACTTTTCGGAGCTGCTTCAGCACGAATACGATCACCTCGATGGGATTCTCTGCACCATGCGCGCCATTGATGCCAAGTCTTTCCGCTGGCGATAG
- a CDS encoding DJ-1/PfpI family protein yields the protein MRHVAILLFNEIEVLDFAGPFEVFGVTGRQSGQTRFSEPPFRVFTVAERGPVYARNGLCITPTYLLDDHPQADVLVVPGGGGIHPDGTRYGTRREMHNPTILAWVKRQAERAELVLSVCTGSFILGKAGLLDGLAATTHYKAIEGMREAAPNTELRPTERWVDNGKIITSAGISAGIDASLYVVSKLFGHTESVETARYMQYDYWQ from the coding sequence ATGCGTCACGTAGCCATTCTGTTATTCAACGAAATTGAAGTGCTCGACTTTGCCGGGCCGTTTGAAGTGTTCGGCGTAACGGGCCGTCAATCAGGCCAAACGCGTTTTTCGGAGCCACCTTTTCGGGTGTTTACCGTAGCCGAGCGCGGTCCGGTGTACGCCCGTAATGGGCTCTGCATTACGCCCACGTATCTGCTCGACGACCATCCGCAGGCCGATGTCCTCGTGGTTCCGGGCGGGGGCGGGATTCACCCCGACGGCACGCGCTACGGCACCCGGCGCGAAATGCATAACCCGACGATTCTGGCCTGGGTGAAACGGCAGGCCGAACGGGCCGAGCTGGTGCTGTCGGTTTGTACAGGTTCGTTTATTCTCGGTAAAGCCGGATTGCTCGACGGGCTGGCTGCGACTACGCATTACAAAGCGATAGAGGGTATGCGCGAAGCCGCGCCAAACACCGAGCTGCGCCCCACCGAGCGCTGGGTCGATAACGGGAAGATTATCACCTCGGCGGGAATATCAGCCGGTATCGACGCATCGCTCTATGTAGTAAGCAAACTGTTCGGCCATACGGAGTCAGTCGAAACAGCGCGGTACATGCAGTACGATTACTGGCAATGA
- a CDS encoding FG-GAP repeat protein: MTYLYSCLTGLLLCLVLTSHAQIGIGGQPHSSAALDLKSPTNDKAFYPPRLTTTQRLAIVNPQTGALVFDLDKGTLYLHDGQNWVPLATTSNTNLAPIDRLANDGARGDLFGFSVAIEGDYAIIGAAYDDVTHVNQGSAYVFIRSGNNWVQQAKLTASDGASNDLFGVSVAISGNYVIVGARTDDIDANTDQGAAYVFVRSGTTWTQQAKLTASDGASNDQFGTSVAISGDYVTIGAHLDDIGPNTDQGSAYIFVRSGTSWTQQTKLTASDGTSNDYFGSCVSIMGDYSIIGAPLSEIGTSEYQGGAYIFTRSGTAWSLQTKLIANDGAGNDNFGIQVAITGDYCVVGAMGNDVNSKRDQGAAYIFIRSGSNWTQQAKLTAIDGIADDLFGSSVSIDGDYALIGAYGINAYQGAAYIFVRSGTTWRQLRRVNDNSPTNTFNGISVSISNGTFIIGGYGFQGGQGKVGFGTVD, translated from the coding sequence ATGACGTACTTATACTCTTGCCTGACCGGCTTACTGCTGTGTCTGGTCCTCACCTCTCATGCCCAGATTGGCATAGGTGGACAGCCGCACTCTTCGGCCGCGCTTGATCTCAAAAGCCCCACCAACGACAAAGCCTTTTACCCACCCCGGCTCACCACTACCCAACGGCTGGCCATCGTAAACCCACAAACAGGGGCACTGGTCTTCGACCTTGACAAGGGTACCCTCTACCTCCACGATGGCCAAAACTGGGTTCCGCTGGCCACTACAAGCAACACCAACCTCGCTCCCATTGATCGTCTGGCAAATGACGGAGCACGGGGCGACCTTTTTGGGTTCAGTGTGGCTATTGAGGGTGATTACGCGATCATTGGCGCGGCTTACGACGACGTGACACACGTCAATCAAGGATCAGCCTATGTCTTTATTCGATCAGGAAACAACTGGGTACAACAAGCTAAACTGACGGCCAGCGACGGAGCCTCAAACGATCTGTTCGGGGTCAGCGTGGCCATTTCGGGTAACTATGTTATTGTTGGAGCACGAACAGACGATATAGACGCCAACACCGACCAAGGGGCCGCCTACGTTTTCGTTCGGTCTGGTACCACATGGACTCAGCAGGCCAAACTGACGGCTAGCGACGGAGCCTCAAACGATCAGTTTGGTACTAGTGTTGCCATATCGGGCGATTACGTCACTATCGGAGCGCACTTGGACGATATTGGCCCAAACACTGACCAAGGATCAGCGTACATCTTTGTGCGTTCAGGAACCTCCTGGACCCAACAAACCAAACTGACCGCGAGCGACGGAACATCAAACGATTATTTTGGCAGCTGTGTATCCATAATGGGCGATTATAGCATAATAGGCGCTCCTCTTAGTGAAATTGGCACCAGCGAATACCAGGGCGGAGCCTACATCTTTACACGGTCAGGCACCGCTTGGTCCCTACAAACTAAACTGATCGCAAACGATGGGGCAGGTAATGACAACTTTGGTATACAGGTGGCTATTACGGGCGATTATTGTGTAGTTGGAGCAATGGGCAACGATGTTAATAGTAAACGAGATCAGGGGGCCGCGTACATTTTTATCCGATCAGGCAGTAACTGGACTCAGCAAGCTAAGCTGACGGCCATCGATGGGATCGCTGATGATCTTTTTGGGAGCAGCGTCTCCATCGATGGCGATTATGCACTTATTGGGGCCTACGGCATTAACGCGTATCAGGGGGCCGCTTACATTTTTGTCCGATCAGGCACTACGTGGCGTCAGTTACGAAGAGTCAATGACAACAGTCCAACCAATACGTTCAACGGCATTTCAGTCAGCATTAGCAATGGCACGTTTATTATTGGTGGGTATGGCTTTCAGGGTGGCCAGGGCAAGGTTGGCTTTGGCACGGTCGATTAA
- a CDS encoding FG-GAP repeat protein has product MTYLYSCLTGLLLCLALSARAQIGMGGQPHSSAVLDLKSPANDKAFYPPRLTTAQRLAITNPQIGALVFDLDKGTLYLHDGQNWLPLATTSNNNLAPIDRLASDGAKGDVFGVRVMLSGDYAIVGASGADIGSNVNQGAAYIFVRSGSTWIQQAKLTANDGAAGDVFGVSVAIAGDYAIVGARSDDIGANIDQGSVYVFVRSGTTWTQQAKLTAGDGTTDDKFGHAVAISGDYVLVSAPSDDIEANADAGSAYIFIRSGATWTQQAKLTASDGAANDQFGSSAAISGDYAIVGANFDDINANTDQGSAYVFVRSGTTWTQQVKLTAGDGDLADNFGYSVAISGDYAVIGAYTDDINSNRDQGSAYVFVRSGGSWAQQAKLTAVTGGAVSDLFGGSVGISGDYALIGAFGMNTYQGSAYLFVRSGTSWNQVRKIVDNTSALTFNGYSVSISNGVFIIGAYGFQNNQSKVGFGTID; this is encoded by the coding sequence ATGACGTACTTATACTCTTGCCTGACCGGCTTACTGCTGTGTCTGGCCCTTAGCGCCCGTGCCCAGATCGGTATGGGGGGGCAGCCACACTCCTCAGCCGTACTCGATCTCAAAAGCCCCGCCAACGACAAAGCTTTTTATCCGCCCCGGCTCACTACCGCCCAACGACTGGCCATCACAAACCCACAGATTGGGGCACTGGTCTTCGACCTTGACAAAGGCACCCTTTACCTCCACGATGGCCAAAACTGGCTTCCGCTGGCAACCACGAGCAACAACAACCTCGCTCCCATTGATCGCCTGGCAAGCGACGGGGCCAAGGGGGATGTCTTTGGGGTCAGGGTGATGCTATCGGGCGACTACGCCATTGTCGGGGCCAGTGGCGCCGATATTGGCTCCAACGTCAATCAGGGAGCAGCGTACATCTTTGTACGGTCGGGAAGTACGTGGATTCAACAAGCCAAACTCACCGCAAACGACGGAGCCGCTGGAGACGTTTTTGGGGTTAGTGTAGCCATTGCGGGTGACTATGCCATCGTCGGAGCGCGATCAGACGATATTGGGGCCAACATCGACCAGGGATCAGTCTATGTTTTCGTTCGATCGGGCACCACCTGGACACAGCAGGCCAAACTGACCGCGGGCGACGGAACCACCGACGACAAGTTTGGCCACGCCGTTGCAATTTCGGGTGATTATGTTCTTGTGAGCGCCCCTAGCGACGATATTGAGGCTAATGCCGATGCGGGCTCCGCGTACATTTTTATACGCTCGGGGGCAACCTGGACCCAACAAGCCAAACTCACCGCAAGCGACGGAGCCGCCAACGACCAATTTGGCTCGAGCGCAGCCATATCAGGTGATTACGCCATCGTCGGAGCAAACTTCGATGACATTAACGCCAATACCGATCAGGGATCGGCCTACGTCTTTGTTCGGTCGGGCACCACCTGGACGCAGCAGGTTAAACTCACCGCAGGCGATGGCGATTTGGCTGATAACTTTGGATACAGCGTGGCCATTTCGGGCGATTATGCGGTGATTGGTGCCTATACCGACGATATCAACAGCAATCGCGATCAGGGGTCGGCCTACGTCTTTGTCAGGTCGGGGGGCAGTTGGGCGCAACAGGCTAAACTAACCGCTGTTACCGGTGGAGCTGTCTCCGATCTTTTCGGTGGAAGCGTAGGCATTTCGGGTGATTACGCTCTAATCGGTGCTTTCGGTATGAATACATATCAAGGTTCAGCGTATCTATTTGTACGGTCAGGCACCAGTTGGAATCAGGTCCGTAAGATAGTCGACAACACCTCTGCTCTAACTTTTAATGGGTACTCAGTGAGCATTAGCAACGGTGTATTCATTATTGGTGCGTATGGCTTTCAGAATAATCAGAGCAAGGTTGGCTTTGGCACGATTGACTAG
- a CDS encoding FG-GAP repeat protein gives MKNLFTLLSFLLALPLATHAQIGMGGQPHSSAVLDLKSPANDRAFYPPRLTTAQRLAIVNPQAGAFVFDLDKGAFYYHDGQNWVPLAPTSPNYLPPIDRTASDGTEYAGFGTSVAISGDYAIVGAPNSPVSSNLTQGAAYIFIRSGNSWTQQAKLTASDGAASDQFGYSVAISGDYAVVGANNDAIGSNNGQGSAYIFMRSGDSWIQQAKLTASDGAASDNFGYSVSISGSYAMIGARGDDIGSNVDQGSAYVFMRSNTSWNQQAKLLAGDGTANDFFGTSVAISNAYMLAGASNGGGPSSATQGAAYVFFRSGSTYVEQAKLVANDGTTGDAFGISVATTGDYAVVGANYSSPGSVNDAGAAYVFIRSGSSWAQQVKLTKSDPAVGDFLGTSVALSGNYALIGASGDNVFQGSATLFVRSGTLWSQVRTVTDFSASGTSNGKSVGLSNGTFIIGGPGFKFSQGKVGFGTID, from the coding sequence ATGAAAAACCTCTTCACTCTTCTCTCCTTCCTTCTGGCTCTGCCACTTGCTACCCACGCCCAAATCGGCATGGGGGGCCAACCGCACTCCTCGGCCGTACTCGATCTCAAAAGCCCCGCCAACGACCGGGCCTTTTACCCGCCCCGGCTCACCACCGCCCAACGACTGGCGATCGTGAACCCGCAGGCAGGGGCCTTCGTGTTCGACCTCGACAAAGGTGCTTTCTATTACCACGACGGGCAAAACTGGGTTCCGCTGGCCCCCACCTCCCCCAATTATTTACCACCGATCGACCGCACGGCGAGCGACGGGACCGAATACGCTGGGTTCGGCACCAGTGTAGCCATTTCAGGCGATTACGCCATTGTGGGAGCCCCTAACAGCCCGGTTAGCAGCAATCTGACCCAGGGGGCGGCTTACATTTTTATCAGGTCGGGCAATAGCTGGACTCAGCAAGCGAAACTGACGGCGTCGGATGGGGCCGCGAGCGATCAGTTCGGCTATAGCGTGGCCATTTCGGGCGATTATGCCGTTGTAGGAGCCAATAACGACGCCATCGGCAGCAACAACGGGCAGGGCTCAGCGTATATCTTTATGCGCTCAGGCGATAGCTGGATTCAGCAGGCCAAACTGACGGCGTCGGACGGGGCGGCAAGCGATAACTTTGGCTATAGCGTGTCTATTTCGGGCAGCTACGCCATGATTGGAGCCCGCGGAGACGACATTGGCAGCAACGTCGATCAGGGCTCTGCCTACGTTTTTATGCGGTCGAATACGAGCTGGAACCAGCAAGCCAAATTGCTGGCAGGCGATGGAACGGCCAACGACTTTTTCGGTACCAGTGTTGCTATATCGAACGCCTACATGCTGGCCGGGGCTTCGAACGGAGGTGGCCCGAGTAGTGCCACTCAGGGAGCCGCTTACGTTTTCTTTCGATCGGGGAGCACCTATGTGGAGCAAGCTAAACTGGTAGCAAACGATGGCACAACAGGCGACGCCTTTGGCATCAGCGTAGCCACTACGGGCGATTATGCTGTCGTGGGGGCCAACTACAGTAGTCCGGGGAGCGTTAACGATGCAGGAGCGGCCTATGTATTTATCCGGTCGGGAAGCAGTTGGGCCCAGCAAGTCAAATTGACCAAAAGCGACCCCGCCGTTGGCGACTTCCTGGGCACCAGCGTGGCACTATCGGGTAACTATGCCCTTATTGGAGCCAGTGGAGACAATGTTTTTCAGGGTTCAGCCACCCTTTTTGTCCGATCAGGCACGCTCTGGAGCCAGGTTCGAACGGTAACCGACTTTAGTGCATCCGGCACATCCAATGGCAAATCGGTCGGGCTTTCCAACGGCACCTTTATCATCGGTGGACCGGGTTTCAAGTTCAGTCAGGGTAAGGTTGGCTTTGGCACGATTGATTAA
- a CDS encoding FG-GAP repeat protein produces MKHIFLFLSFLWLALPFYTHAQIGLGGQPHPSAALDLKSPANDKVFYPTRLTTAQRLAVPNPQAGALVYDLDKGTLYLHDGQNWFPLAPTTSGQLPPIDRTASDGAANDQFGLSVAISGDYAIVGALGDDVGSTIDQGSAYIFVRTGNSWVQQAKLVASDGATNDYFGYSVAIAGDYALVGAYSDNVGINSGQGSDYVFMRSGDEWIQQAKLTATDGAPNDEFGFSVSIAGDYAVIGASADDNGSNTNQGSAYVFVRSGTTWSQQAKLTAGDGAINDFFGTSVAISGTYIVVGAPYGGGASSPSQGAAYVFLRSGTTWSQQAKLTASDGTADDQFGVSVALAGDYALVGAYYDDPGGLTEAGSAYVFIRSGSTWTQQAKLTNSNPASGHLFGFSVALSGNYALVSAYGENTFQGTSTLFVRSGTTWSRVRKVTDSSPSNTFNGISVSLSNGTFIIGASNFRSAQGKVSFGTID; encoded by the coding sequence ATGAAGCATATCTTCTTATTCCTCTCCTTTCTGTGGCTGGCTCTACCGTTCTACACCCACGCCCAGATCGGCTTGGGGGGCCAGCCGCACCCCTCGGCCGCACTCGACCTCAAAAGCCCCGCCAACGACAAGGTGTTTTATCCCACCCGGCTCACCACCGCCCAGCGCCTGGCAGTACCCAACCCGCAAGCCGGTGCTTTGGTGTATGATCTGGACAAAGGCACGCTGTACCTGCACGACGGACAAAACTGGTTTCCACTGGCTCCTACTACCTCGGGGCAGCTACCGCCCATTGACCGCACCGCGAGCGACGGAGCCGCCAACGACCAGTTTGGCCTTAGTGTGGCTATTTCGGGCGATTACGCTATCGTCGGGGCTTTGGGCGACGATGTTGGGAGCACAATCGATCAGGGTTCGGCCTACATCTTTGTTCGGACAGGCAATAGCTGGGTGCAGCAAGCCAAACTGGTGGCAAGCGATGGTGCCACAAACGACTATTTTGGCTACAGCGTGGCTATTGCGGGCGACTATGCCCTTGTCGGAGCCTATTCCGATAACGTCGGGATCAATAGCGGACAGGGCTCGGATTATGTCTTCATGCGGTCGGGCGATGAATGGATACAACAAGCTAAACTCACCGCAACCGACGGAGCCCCAAACGATGAGTTTGGTTTCAGCGTCTCCATAGCTGGTGATTATGCGGTTATCGGAGCCTCTGCCGATGACAATGGCAGCAATACCAATCAGGGTTCAGCCTACGTTTTCGTGCGCTCGGGTACGACCTGGAGCCAGCAAGCCAAACTCACCGCGGGCGACGGTGCCATCAACGACTTTTTTGGCACCAGCGTGGCCATATCGGGCACGTACATCGTGGTGGGAGCCCCGTATGGAGGTGGTGCGAGCAGCCCAAGCCAGGGAGCTGCGTACGTTTTCCTAAGGTCGGGTACGACCTGGAGCCAACAAGCCAAACTAACTGCCAGCGACGGAACAGCCGACGATCAATTTGGCGTCAGTGTCGCCCTCGCGGGCGATTACGCTCTGGTTGGGGCATATTATGATGACCCAGGTGGACTTACCGAAGCTGGATCAGCTTATGTATTTATCCGGTCGGGAAGTACATGGACGCAGCAAGCCAAACTGACTAACAGTAACCCCGCCAGTGGCCACCTCTTCGGATTCAGCGTGGCTCTCTCGGGTAATTACGCCCTCGTCAGCGCGTATGGCGAAAATACGTTTCAGGGGACATCCACCCTTTTTGTACGGTCGGGAACGACCTGGAGCCGAGTTCGAAAAGTGACCGATTCCAGCCCGAGCAACACCTTTAACGGAATTTCGGTGAGCCTCTCCAACGGCACGTTCATCATCGGGGCATCGAATTTTCGAAGCGCACAGGGCAAGGTTAGCTTTGGTACCATTGACTGA